Proteins encoded together in one Juglans regia cultivar Chandler chromosome 9, Walnut 2.0, whole genome shotgun sequence window:
- the LOC109004068 gene encoding agamous-like MADS-box protein AGL65 codes for MRTQISVEKLHKPAQRGNEAHGMEQNFEEVIAKYAHITPHERAKRKLENLEVLKKTFKKLDHDVNIENFMGSSYWSDLDKINNVEYLRHIEDLLRESVNRLHLHKENLGQHQLTSLESTIQVVKAKQARAEEKRGVPLFKQQ; via the exons ATGCGGACGCAAATTTCTGTGGAGAAACTGCACAAACCGGCACAGCGTGGGAATGAGGCACACGGAATGGAGCA AAATTTTGAAGAGGTTATTGCAAAGTATGCACACATAACACCGCATGAAAGGGCAAAAAG GAAATTGGAGAACCTTGAA GTTCTAAAGAAAACCTTCAAGAAGTTGGACCATGATGTAAATATAGAGAATTTTATGGGTTCAAG CTATTGGAGTGATCTGGATAAAATCAACAATGTAGAATACCTCAGGCACATTGAAGACTTGCTACGAGAATCAGTTAACCGATTACATCTGCATAAG GAAAACTTGGGACAACACCAACTAACGTCTCTAGAAAGCACTATCCAGGTGGTTAAAGC GAAGCAAGCTCGAGCTGAAGAGAAGCGAGGTGTTCCTTTGTTTAAGCAGCAGTGa
- the LOC109004089 gene encoding chlorophyll a-b binding protein P4, chloroplastic, which yields MATVTTQALAAVFRPSCAAKSRFLTGSSGKLHRELAIKPMASSSSTASFKVEAKKGEWLPGLASPGYLDGSLPGDNGFDPLGLAEDPENLRWYVQAELVNGRWAMLGVVGMLLPEVFTTIGIINVPKWYDAGKAEYFASSSTLFVIEFILFHYVEIRRWQDIKNPGSVNQDPIFKQYSLPPNEVGYPGGIFNPLNFAPTLEAKEKEIANGRLAMLAFLGFVVQHNITGKGPFDNLLQHLSDPWHNTIIQTLSGN from the exons ATGGCCACAGTCACAACGCAAGCTTTGGCTGCAGTTTTCCGGCCATCATGTGCCGCAAAATCCAGGTTCCTTACCGGGTCTTCAGGTAAATTGCATAGAGAGTTGGCCATTAAACCAATGGCTTCCTCATCCTCTACAGCTTCTTTCAAAGTAGAAGCCAAGAAAGGTGAATGGCTGCCGGGCTTAGCCTCACCAGGTTACCTTGACGGCAG TCTTCCTGGTGACAATGGGTTTGATCCTCTGGGACTTGCTGAGGACCCTGAGAACCTGAGATGGTATGTTCAAGCCGAGCTTGTCAATGGTCGCTGGGCGATGTTGGGTGTTGTAGGAATGCTACTTCCAGAGGTTTTCACAACGATTGGTATTATCAATGTCCCAAAGTGGTATGATGCTGGGAAAGCTGAATACTTTGCATCCTCATCGACCCTCTTCGTGATCGAGTTCATTTTGTTCCATTATGTTGAGATCAGAAGGTGGCAAGACATTAAGAACCCAGGAAGTGTCAACCAGGACCCCATCTTTAAGCAATATAGTTTGCCCCCAAATGAGGTGGGATACCCAGGAGGCATTTTTAACCCACTTAACTTTGCACCCACTCTTGAGGCCAAGGAGAAGGAGATTGCAAATG GGAGGTTGGCAATGTTGGCATTTTTGGGATTTGTGGTTCAGCACAATATTACTGGAAAAGGACCATTTGACAATCTGTTGCAGCACCTCTCTGACCCATGGCACAACACCATCATCCAGACACTAAGCGGCAACTAA